The following proteins are co-located in the Bdellovibrio sp. ArHS genome:
- a CDS encoding porin family protein produces the protein MKSFLLCFLCITSCFIFVFSTAHGQTIAQNTFLSTVDQDLAIKSIVLVPTIDNVSGIYSRPVEEELRKILNEDKQWSLANYPADLKLNAALLDERPQDVQKILEAAKSEAALTSKIIRGPRGITITLTLFVGREGLPLLQESLNDYKGFETAEIKNEVRKLFENLKYRMPFRSTILSRRGQQVTLNLGSAYGLKPESRVSVVQIIKVNRHPKLKFMVSTEKEVLGRVKLFKVEPYLSFGYVEMEKEPGVIAVGSKVMPDEFVKYSVPVTTPSGKVLQDISTRPDKEVAFGEDPQEWLPTMPPQFGKIELLAGFSSYTQNSNLQTAGSISGSNNLAPNILVRGEIWLNPEWYVGVLLRQSVFSIDNKLSGSSPGSLNMSMGQYGVNLGYNFLLTSDFFGPKLQIAGGYTNTNFSVDDSTPTAFTTMKYGGFAFSVAGQFPLSEEIPVDIGGKLDFYLNPSLSESKSSGASSDNKINSFSFFVDYKLKTRFKIRGELLLENYTSDFSGTGQRTDPATSTSHKMTTLMSGVQYLF, from the coding sequence ATGAAATCATTTCTTCTTTGCTTTCTCTGCATCACGTCCTGTTTCATTTTCGTATTTTCGACGGCGCATGGCCAGACCATTGCCCAGAACACGTTTCTCAGCACCGTCGATCAGGACCTAGCAATCAAGTCCATCGTTTTGGTACCCACGATCGACAACGTCAGCGGAATTTATTCGCGGCCCGTGGAAGAAGAACTAAGAAAAATTCTGAACGAAGACAAACAGTGGTCTTTGGCAAACTATCCTGCCGATCTTAAATTGAATGCAGCCCTTTTGGACGAGCGCCCCCAGGATGTCCAAAAAATTTTAGAAGCTGCGAAAAGTGAAGCGGCACTGACTTCAAAAATCATTCGCGGCCCTCGCGGCATCACAATCACCTTAACACTTTTTGTGGGACGCGAAGGGTTACCGCTATTGCAAGAGTCCTTGAATGATTACAAAGGGTTTGAAACCGCCGAAATTAAAAATGAAGTCCGAAAGCTTTTCGAAAACTTGAAATACAGAATGCCTTTTCGTTCGACGATTCTAAGTCGTCGGGGTCAGCAAGTGACTTTAAATTTGGGAAGTGCTTACGGCTTAAAGCCGGAAAGCCGGGTTTCAGTTGTACAGATCATCAAGGTCAATCGTCATCCGAAATTAAAGTTCATGGTCAGTACAGAAAAGGAAGTCTTAGGCCGCGTGAAACTTTTCAAAGTGGAACCTTACTTAAGCTTTGGTTATGTTGAAATGGAAAAAGAACCCGGCGTCATCGCCGTGGGTTCGAAAGTGATGCCGGATGAATTTGTAAAGTATTCTGTTCCGGTCACGACCCCATCAGGAAAAGTTTTGCAAGACATCTCGACCCGTCCTGATAAGGAAGTCGCCTTCGGCGAAGATCCGCAGGAATGGTTGCCAACTATGCCACCTCAGTTCGGAAAAATTGAACTGCTAGCTGGCTTTTCCAGCTACACCCAAAACAGCAATCTACAAACCGCAGGGTCGATCAGCGGCAGCAACAATCTTGCGCCTAATATTCTGGTTCGCGGAGAAATCTGGCTGAATCCTGAGTGGTACGTCGGCGTTCTTCTCAGACAATCGGTCTTTTCGATTGATAACAAATTGAGCGGCTCTTCGCCGGGCAGTCTGAATATGTCCATGGGTCAATACGGCGTAAATCTAGGATACAATTTTCTTTTAACCAGTGACTTCTTCGGTCCGAAGCTGCAAATCGCCGGCGGCTATACCAACACTAATTTTAGCGTCGACGACAGCACCCCGACGGCATTCACAACAATGAAATACGGCGGCTTCGCTTTCAGCGTGGCCGGACAATTCCCGCTATCCGAAGAAATCCCCGTCGATATCGGCGGTAAATTAGATTTCTATCTAAACCCGTCATTAAGCGAAAGCAAATCCAGCGGCGCTTCTTCGGACAACAAAATTAACAGCTTCAGCTTCTTCGTAGACTATAAACTTAAAACAAGATTCAAAATCAGAGGCGAACTTCTTCTAGAAAACTACACCTCAGACTTCAGCGGCACCGGCCAAAGAACAGACCCAGCCACAAGCACCAGCCACAAAATGACAACCCTCATGAGCGGAGTCCAATATCTGTTTTAA
- the groL gene encoding chaperonin GroEL (60 kDa chaperone family; promotes refolding of misfolded polypeptides especially under stressful conditions; forms two stacked rings of heptamers to form a barrel-shaped 14mer; ends can be capped by GroES; misfolded proteins enter the barrel where they are refolded when GroES binds) has product MSKVITFSEDARAHILKGVNTLANAVKVTLGPKGRNVVIDKSFGSPLITKDGVTVAKEIELENKFENMGAQMVKEVASKTNDEAGDGTTTATVLAQAIYREGAKLVSAGHNPMSIKRGIDKAVATVIDELKSMAKPVKGSNEVAQVGSISANNDKEIGQMLADAMDKVGKEGVITIEESKTAKTEVTVVEGMQFDRGYLSPYFVTNAERMEAVLENAYVLVYDKKISSMKDMIGILEGVAKQGRQLLIIAEDVEGEALATLVVNKLRGTLHIAAVKAPGFGDRRKAMLEDIAILTGAKVISEDIGRKLEQATVADLGIAKRIVVDKDNTTIIDGSGKKADIQARVATIKSQIDETSSDYDKEKLKERLAKLAGGVAVIHVGAPSEVEMKEKKHRVEDALNATRAAVEEGIVAGGGTALLRASQKVDKTKFSEEESFGATIIKRACEEPIRQISANAGLDGAIVLDRILQNKSATWGFNAYSDEYTDLIKDGVIDPVKVVRCALTNAASVASLMLTTETMIAEAPKKDAPMPAGAPGMGGMGGMGDMM; this is encoded by the coding sequence ATGTCTAAAGTAATAACATTCTCAGAAGACGCTCGCGCGCACATCTTGAAAGGTGTGAACACTCTTGCGAACGCAGTAAAAGTAACTTTGGGACCTAAAGGTCGTAACGTAGTTATCGACAAATCTTTCGGTTCTCCTCTTATCACTAAAGACGGTGTGACCGTTGCCAAAGAAATCGAATTGGAAAACAAATTCGAAAACATGGGCGCTCAGATGGTTAAAGAAGTTGCTTCTAAAACCAATGACGAAGCCGGTGATGGTACAACAACTGCAACTGTTCTAGCGCAAGCGATCTATCGCGAAGGTGCTAAACTTGTTTCTGCAGGTCACAACCCAATGTCTATCAAGCGTGGTATCGACAAAGCGGTAGCGACTGTTATCGACGAGTTGAAATCAATGGCGAAACCTGTAAAAGGTTCTAACGAAGTTGCTCAAGTTGGTTCTATCTCTGCAAATAACGATAAAGAAATCGGTCAAATGCTTGCAGACGCTATGGACAAAGTTGGCAAAGAAGGCGTTATCACTATCGAAGAATCTAAAACTGCGAAAACAGAAGTAACAGTTGTAGAAGGTATGCAATTCGACCGTGGTTACCTTTCTCCATACTTCGTAACTAACGCTGAAAGAATGGAAGCGGTTCTTGAGAACGCTTACGTTCTTGTCTACGACAAAAAGATTTCTTCAATGAAAGATATGATCGGCATCCTTGAAGGCGTTGCTAAGCAAGGTCGTCAATTGTTGATCATCGCTGAAGACGTTGAAGGTGAAGCACTTGCAACTCTAGTTGTGAACAAACTTCGTGGCACTCTGCACATTGCTGCGGTTAAAGCTCCTGGCTTCGGTGACCGCCGTAAAGCTATGCTTGAAGACATCGCTATCTTGACTGGCGCGAAAGTGATCTCTGAAGATATCGGCCGCAAACTAGAGCAAGCGACTGTCGCTGACCTAGGTATCGCGAAACGTATCGTTGTCGACAAAGACAACACGACAATCATCGATGGTTCTGGCAAAAAAGCCGACATCCAAGCTCGCGTTGCTACAATCAAATCGCAAATCGACGAAACTTCATCTGACTACGATAAAGAAAAATTGAAAGAGCGTTTGGCTAAATTGGCTGGCGGCGTAGCTGTTATCCACGTTGGTGCTCCTTCTGAAGTCGAGATGAAAGAGAAAAAACATCGCGTAGAAGACGCTTTGAACGCGACTCGTGCTGCGGTTGAAGAAGGTATCGTAGCTGGTGGTGGTACTGCTTTGCTTCGTGCTTCTCAAAAAGTTGATAAAACTAAATTCTCTGAAGAAGAGTCTTTCGGTGCGACGATCATCAAACGTGCTTGTGAAGAGCCAATTCGTCAAATCTCTGCAAACGCAGGTCTTGATGGCGCGATCGTTTTGGATCGTATCCTTCAAAACAAATCTGCTACTTGGGGATTCAACGCTTACTCTGACGAATACACTGACCTAATCAAAGACGGTGTTATCGATCCAGTTAAAGTTGTTCGTTGTGCATTGACCAACGCTGCTTCTGTAGCTTCTTTGATGCTTACGACTGAAACAATGATCGCTGAAGCACCTAAGAAAGATGCTCCAATGCCTGCTGGTGCTCCTGGCATGGGCGGTATGGGTGGAATGGGCGACATGATGTAA
- a CDS encoding carbonic anhydrase, translating to MKSVLTFLVTILASATVLANDHAVKSVDADTSLRWLQNGNARFTNSKLRKDGQSQNDVHRLSTGQQPHAIVLSCSDSRVPPEVVFDQKLGEIFVVRTAGEALGDNAIGSIEYAVEHLGSKLLVVMGHTSCGAVKAAHSSLDGSSLGTPALDNLVKDIHPRISQFKGKTPSKNFATESWANTEGVAKDLLTRSELIRKKVESGDLRIVSSLYDLESGQVAFKAESTLQTRVPASIEEAKKDSHHTHGRSGATCDKCKAQKTAEPSQAPHAEHSH from the coding sequence ATGAAATCTGTTTTAACTTTTTTGGTAACTATATTGGCTTCGGCTACTGTGCTTGCGAACGATCACGCCGTAAAAAGTGTCGATGCCGATACGTCTTTACGTTGGCTTCAGAATGGCAATGCCCGCTTTACAAATTCTAAACTTCGCAAGGATGGGCAATCGCAAAATGATGTTCACCGCTTAAGCACGGGTCAGCAGCCGCATGCGATCGTGCTCAGTTGTAGTGACTCGCGTGTTCCGCCTGAAGTGGTGTTTGATCAGAAATTAGGGGAAATCTTTGTCGTTAGAACGGCCGGTGAAGCCCTTGGAGATAACGCGATTGGAAGTATTGAGTACGCCGTCGAACACCTGGGTTCAAAACTTTTGGTAGTGATGGGGCACACATCGTGTGGTGCCGTAAAAGCTGCGCACAGTTCATTGGATGGTTCTAGTTTGGGAACACCCGCTTTGGATAATTTGGTGAAGGACATTCATCCGCGGATCTCTCAATTCAAAGGCAAAACTCCCAGTAAGAATTTTGCAACAGAGTCTTGGGCGAACACAGAAGGTGTTGCGAAAGATCTTCTTACGCGCTCAGAACTGATTCGCAAAAAAGTTGAAAGCGGTGATCTTCGCATCGTTTCTTCCCTTTATGACTTAGAGTCTGGGCAGGTCGCTTTTAAAGCAGAATCGACTTTGCAGACCCGTGTCCCCGCCAGTATTGAAGAGGCAAAGAAAGATAGTCATCACACGCATGGCAGATCCGGAGCCACTTGTGACAAGTGCAAAGCCCAAAAGACAGCAGAGCCATCCCAGGCGCCGCATGCCGAGCACAGCCACTAG
- the groES gene encoding co-chaperone GroES yields MGVRPLHDRILVRRMAEEEKTAGGLFIPDTAKEKPQRGEIIATGKGRITEDGKVLPLEVKVGDKVLFGKYAGTELKLEGDEYLMMREEDILGVFN; encoded by the coding sequence ATTGGCGTTCGTCCACTTCATGACAGAATTCTAGTTCGCAGAATGGCGGAAGAAGAAAAAACCGCTGGCGGACTTTTCATCCCAGATACAGCAAAAGAAAAACCACAACGTGGCGAAATCATCGCTACTGGCAAAGGCCGTATCACTGAAGACGGAAAGGTACTTCCTCTTGAAGTGAAAGTTGGCGACAAAGTGCTTTTCGGAAAATACGCAGGCACAGAGTTGAAACTTGAGGGCGACGAATACCTAATGATGCGCGAAGAAGACATCTTGGGCGTATTCAACTAA